The Levilactobacillus namurensis genomic interval CTAAAGGATCTGCAGCACCATCAGCAGCACGACCTCTTGTTCTTGGGTGTGCTGTCTGATCAGCTCGCGGCCTATGGGGCGGAGATCATCTACCAGCGGCTGACGATGCTCCGCAAGTTGGAGCACTGGGCCCAGGCGATTCACGCTGAGATTTCCCAGCACCGTGAGACCCTAGCCTTTCGCTACGCCACACAGGTCGCCGATAAGAATCTGGATGATCCCAAGACCATCTGTGCGGCGCTCACGGCGCTCTACCAGAAGCAACAAGCCAAGGAACTTTATCAGGGGACCACGCTGATTGGCCCGCACCGCGACGACCTGCACTTTCAAGTCAATGACAAGAACGTGCAGACGTTTGGGTCGCAGGGGCAACAGCGGACCACGGCCTTAAGCGTGAAGCTGGCCGAGATCGACCTGATGAAAGCAGAGACCGGCGAATACCCGGTCCTCTTGCTAGACGATGTCCTGTCCGAATTGGACGATGCGCGGCAGACCCATTTACTGACCGCGATTCAGGATAAAGTGCAAACGTTTATTACCACCACCAGTCTGAGCGGGATCACCCGCCAACTGATCAAAGACCCGACGATCTTTCACGTCAGTGCCGGAACTGTGGTGGCCGATGAGTCGCCTGACCATGCGTCAGACGAGTAGTCTGTAAGGAGGATTAGACAGTGGCTGAAAACGAAAAAGAAACCAAAGAAGAAGAAGCCCGCGAATATGACGCCAGCCAGATTCAGGTCCTAGAAGGTCTGGAAGCGGTCCGGAAGCGTCCCGGGATGTATATCGGGACTACCAGTTCGCAAGGCCTGCACCACCTGGTCTGGGAAATCGTGGATAACGGGATCGATGAAGCCTTAGCCGGATTCGCCGATGTGATTCACGTGACGGTCGAAAAGGATAACAGCATCACCGTGACGGATAACGGCCGGGGCATCCCCGTCGATACCCAGAAGAAGACGGGGAAACCCGCTTTGGAAACGGTCTTCACGATCCTGCACGCCGGCGGGAAATTCGGCGGTGGCGGGTATAAAGTCTCCGGTGGACTCCACGGGGTGGGGGCTTCCGTGGTGAACGCCCTGTCTGTCGAATTGGACGTTGAGGTCACCCGGGACGGGAAGCGCTACGCCATGGACTTCACCCGGGGCCACGTGAAGACCCCGATGCACGTGATTGCGGAGGGCTTGCCCGAAGAAGACCACGGCACCAAGGTCCACTTCTTGCCGGATCCGGACATCTTCCGGGAAACCACGACGTACGACATTAAGACGCTGACCACCCGGATCCGGGAACTGGCCTTCTTGAACAAGGGGCTACGGATTACGATTCGGGACAACCGGCCTGACGAACCTACCGAAGATGATTTTCACTATGAAGGTGGGATTCGCCACTACGTCGACTATTTGAACGAGAATAAAACCACGCTGTTTGAACCGCCAATCTACGTGGAAGGGATGGAAAACGGGATTACCGTGGAAGTGGCCCTGCAATATACGGACGACTACCACAACAACCTGTTGACCTTTACCAACAACATCCACACCTACGAAGGTGGGACCCACGAAGAAGGGTTCAAACGAGCGCTGACGCGGGTCATCAACGACTACGCGCGGCAAAACAAGCTGATGAAGGATAACGAGCCCAACCTGACCGGGGATGACGTCCGGGAAGGCTTAACGGCCGTGGTCTCCGTCAAGCACCCGGATCCTCAATTCGAAGGTCAAACCAAGACCAAGCTGGGGAACTCCGATGCCCGGACGGCCGTGGACCATACGTTCGCGGACCACTTCATGCGCTTCTTGATGGAACACCCCGACATTGCCCACAAGATCGTGGACAAGGGGAGTGTGGCTTCTAAAGCGCGGGTCGCTGCTCGGCGGGCCCGGGAAGTCACGCGGAAGAAGAGCGGGCTGGAAATCAGTAACCTGCCCGGGAAATTGGCGGATAACACCTCCAAGGACCCGAAAATCTCCGAACTGTTCATCGTCGAAGGGGACTCCGCCGGTGGGTCGGCTAAGCAAGGTCGTTCGCGGCTGACGCAGGCCATCCTACCGATTCGGGGGAAGATCTTGAACGTGGAGAAGGCTTCGATGGACCGGATCCTGGCGAACGAAGAAATTCGGTCGCTGTTTACGGCGATGGGCACGGGCTTTGGGGACGACTTTGACGTCGCCAAGGCCAACTACCACAAGCTGATCATCATGACCGATGCCGATGTCGACGGGGCCCACATTCGGACCCTGTTACTGACGCTGATCTACCGGTACATGCGCCCACTATTGGACGCGGGCTTCGTCTACATTGCGTGCCCACCTCTGTACCGGGTGCGTCAAGGGAAGTATCAACGCTACATCGATTCCGATGACGAACTGAAAGAAGTCTTGGGTCAATTATCACCTTCGCCGAAGCCGCAGATTCAACGGTACAAGGGGCTTGGTGAAATGGACGCGGAACAACTCTGGGACACGACCATGAACCCAGATAACCGGCGGCTCTTACGGGTTGATGCCAGCGATGCCATCAACGCGGACCAAGTCTTTAGCATGCTGATGGGCGATAAGGTCGCTCCCCGGCGTGAATTTATCGAGGATAATGCCACCTTCGCGGACCTGGACGTCTAATCTGGGGTGCGGTAACGGGTTTCTCAGGCAACTCTGAGGGAACCTTGGCAGTAGGTAGGAACGGAGGATAAATTTTGGCTGATCAAGATTTTGAAAACAAACGGATCACCGACGTGGACCTGACCAAGACCATGCGGACGTCCTTTCTGGACTACGCGATGAGCGTCATCGTCCAACGGGCGTTGCCAGACGTGCGGGATGGGTTGAAGCCCGTGCACCGGCGGATCTTATACGATATGCATGAATTGGGCATTACGCCCGACAAGCCATTCCGGAAGTCAGCCCGGGTGGTTGGGGATGTCTTAGGGAAGTACCATCCCCATGGTGACACGGCGGTCTACGAATCCATGGTTCGGATGGCCCAGGACTTCTCGTACCGCTACATGTTAGTGGATGGGCACGGGAACTTCGGGTCCGTCGATGGTGACGGGGCCGCGGCCATGCGGTATACCGAAGCACGGTTGAGTAAGATCGCGCTGGAAATGCTGCGGGACATCAACAAGGATACGATTGATTATCAAGATAACTACGATGGCAGTGAGCGCGAACCCGTGGTCTTACCCTCTCGGTTCCCCAACCTGTTAGTCAACGGGGCTTCGGGGATCGCCGTGGGGATGGCGACCAACATCCCGCCGCACAACTTGACGGAAGTCATCAGTGCGTTGCACATCTTGATGAACAACCCTGACGCGACGTTGGCGGACCTGATGGAAGCCTTACCGGGACCAGATTTCCCAACCGGGGGAATCGTCATGGGCAAGGCCGCCATTCGCCGGGCTTATGAGACCGGGAAGGGCACCATCACCTTACGGGCGAAGGTCGATATTGAAGAAGAAAAGAACGGAAAGCAACGCATCGTGGCCACGGAAATCCCGTACATGGTCAACAAGGCCAAGCTGATCGAACGCATCGCTGAATTGGCCCGGGATAAACGTATCGAAGGCATCACCGATGTCAACGATGAATCTGACCGGACCGGGATGCGGATCGTGATTGACGTTCGGCGGGATGCCAGTGCCGAAGTCATCTTGAACAACTTGTACAAGATGACCTTGATGCAGACCTCCTTTGGGATCAACATGTTAGCCATCGTTGATGGTGCGCCGAAAGTGCTGGGCTTAAAGGCCATCTTGCAGTACTACCTGGAATTCCAGATGGAAGTCATCCGGCGGCGGACGGCCTTCGAATTGAAGAAGGCGGAAGCCCGGGCCCACATCCTGGAAGGTTTACGGATTGCCCTGGACCACATTGACGAGATCATTACGATCATTCGTGAATCCCAGACGGCCGACGTGGCTAAGAATGAACTGATTACCCGCTTCGCGTTATCCGACAAACAATCGCAGGCTATCTTGGACATGCGGTTGGTTCGGTTGACCGGTCTGGAACGGGAAAAGGTTGAAAAAGAATACAAAGACCTGTTAGCGTCGATCGAAGACTACAAGGAAATCTTGGCGTCGAAGGACCGGCAAAAGGGCATCATTTACGAAGAATTGCTCGATATCCAAAACAAGTTCGGCGACAAGCGGCGGACGGAATTGATGGTCGGCGAAGTCTTGAGCCTTGAAGACGAAGACTTGATTGCCGAAGAAGACGTGGTGGTCTCCTTGACGCATAACGGCTACATCAAGCGACTGCCAACCACCGAATTTAAGGCCCAAAACCGGGGCGGTAAAGGGATTCAGGGGATGGGCGTGCACGATGACGACTTTATTGAACACTTAGTCGCCACCTCCACGCACGACATGCTCCTGTTCTTCACCAACACCGGGAAGGTCTACCGGATGAAGGGTTACGAGATTCCGGAATACGGACGGTCGGCCAAGGGGATTCCTGTGATTAATTTGCTGGGAATCAACACTGACGAACACGTCCAAGCGGTGATCAACGTAGCCAATCCGGGCCAAAACGCCGATATGGACCTATTCTTCACCACGGTTCACGGAACGGTCAAGCGGACGCCAGTAGACGAGTTCGCCAACATCCGGAGCAACGGGCTGAAGGCGCTGAACTTAAAGGACGGCGACGAGCTGATGAACGTGGCGATCATCAAGGATGATGCCAACATGATCATCGGGACCCACTTGGGGTACGCCGTTAGCTTTGCGGCGCAAGACGTTCGGTCCATGGGTCGTTCGGCGACCGGGGTCCGCGGAATCCGGTTGCGGGAGAACGACTACGTCATCGGTGCCAGCGTCTTGAAGCCGGACAGTCGGGTGTTTGTCATCTCCGAAAAGGGGTATGGGAAGCAAACGGCCGCCGCTGAATACCCAATCAAGGGTCGGGGCGGTAAAGGAATCAAGACCGTGAACGTGTCCGCCAAGAACGGACCGTTAGCGGGGCTGACTACTGTTGATGGTGATGAAGACATCATGTTGATCACCAACAAAGGGGTCATGATTCGCTTCAGCATTGCGGACGTGTCCGAGACCGGCCGGGCCACTTTAGGGGTCCACTTGATTCGGTTGAACGACGACGCCGTGGTCGCGACCATGGCGAAGGTGGCTAAGGAAGACGATTCGGGGGATGAAGCCAGTGACGCGGAGACTTCAGCAGATGAAGCCACGGCACCAGCTGATTCACCAGCATCGACGACCGATACACCAGACGCACCAGACAATCTTTAAAAGACACGAAGCGCCGTTCCTGATTTCGGGAACGGCGCTTTTTTGGGTTGTGTGGGGTGTTCGCCTTGCCGGGCGGCCAGACAGGGCTGGAACGCCGTGGGCACCACTTTGAGCCACAGAGCGGTCTCGAAGCTGGGCCTTATTCTAAGTCGGCTGAGGAACGCCAACTAAGAATAATTTCACGGCTGAGCCCTGTCTGGCCGCCCTCACGGCTCACGAAACGCTAAGCTGGTCACCAATGACCGGCTCACCTAAATCTAAATGGCAGGTCTTGGCAGCCACAGAGGGAAGCTAGTGGGGGATTAGCTTAGTAAATGTTTTTAGTTTAAGTTAAGTGCTGCGGTTTAAAAGAAGCTGGGACGCGAATCCACAGCCCTCATCGCCCGAGTGGTCGCCCGGTAAGGCGAATGGCCCTACCACCAGAAAAAGTTTTTCGATAAATTTTAACGGGAAAGCGGAATTACTCTTATAACGTCAGGCATTCCCGTCGGTCGGCCCCGATTTGCCTCAGCCCCATTTTTATGCTATACTTCTAGCTTGTGAGTATCTGGCTAACGCTAGCAACTCTCCTTGC includes:
- the recF gene encoding DNA replication/repair protein RecF (All proteins in this family for which functions are known are DNA-binding proteins that assist the filamentation of RecA onto DNA for the initiation of recombination or recombinational repair.), with translation MYLQELQLQNFRNYAAADLKLGKGINVLLGENAQGKTNLLEAIYALALTRSHRTANDHDLINWEAKTAKLAGRVVKASGTTPLELTFSRQGKRAKINHLEQARLSQYVGQLNVILFAPEDLAIVKGAPTVRRRFMDMEFGQMNPRYLYNLSQYRTLLKQRNRYLKDLQHHQQHDLLFLGVLSDQLAAYGAEIIYQRLTMLRKLEHWAQAIHAEISQHRETLAFRYATQVADKNLDDPKTICAALTALYQKQQAKELYQGTTLIGPHRDDLHFQVNDKNVQTFGSQGQQRTTALSVKLAEIDLMKAETGEYPVLLLDDVLSELDDARQTHLLTAIQDKVQTFITTTSLSGITRQLIKDPTIFHVSAGTVVADESPDHASDE
- the gyrB gene encoding DNA topoisomerase (ATP-hydrolyzing) subunit B, coding for MAENEKETKEEEAREYDASQIQVLEGLEAVRKRPGMYIGTTSSQGLHHLVWEIVDNGIDEALAGFADVIHVTVEKDNSITVTDNGRGIPVDTQKKTGKPALETVFTILHAGGKFGGGGYKVSGGLHGVGASVVNALSVELDVEVTRDGKRYAMDFTRGHVKTPMHVIAEGLPEEDHGTKVHFLPDPDIFRETTTYDIKTLTTRIRELAFLNKGLRITIRDNRPDEPTEDDFHYEGGIRHYVDYLNENKTTLFEPPIYVEGMENGITVEVALQYTDDYHNNLLTFTNNIHTYEGGTHEEGFKRALTRVINDYARQNKLMKDNEPNLTGDDVREGLTAVVSVKHPDPQFEGQTKTKLGNSDARTAVDHTFADHFMRFLMEHPDIAHKIVDKGSVASKARVAARRAREVTRKKSGLEISNLPGKLADNTSKDPKISELFIVEGDSAGGSAKQGRSRLTQAILPIRGKILNVEKASMDRILANEEIRSLFTAMGTGFGDDFDVAKANYHKLIIMTDADVDGAHIRTLLLTLIYRYMRPLLDAGFVYIACPPLYRVRQGKYQRYIDSDDELKEVLGQLSPSPKPQIQRYKGLGEMDAEQLWDTTMNPDNRRLLRVDASDAINADQVFSMLMGDKVAPRREFIEDNATFADLDV
- the gyrA gene encoding DNA gyrase subunit A translates to MADQDFENKRITDVDLTKTMRTSFLDYAMSVIVQRALPDVRDGLKPVHRRILYDMHELGITPDKPFRKSARVVGDVLGKYHPHGDTAVYESMVRMAQDFSYRYMLVDGHGNFGSVDGDGAAAMRYTEARLSKIALEMLRDINKDTIDYQDNYDGSEREPVVLPSRFPNLLVNGASGIAVGMATNIPPHNLTEVISALHILMNNPDATLADLMEALPGPDFPTGGIVMGKAAIRRAYETGKGTITLRAKVDIEEEKNGKQRIVATEIPYMVNKAKLIERIAELARDKRIEGITDVNDESDRTGMRIVIDVRRDASAEVILNNLYKMTLMQTSFGINMLAIVDGAPKVLGLKAILQYYLEFQMEVIRRRTAFELKKAEARAHILEGLRIALDHIDEIITIIRESQTADVAKNELITRFALSDKQSQAILDMRLVRLTGLEREKVEKEYKDLLASIEDYKEILASKDRQKGIIYEELLDIQNKFGDKRRTELMVGEVLSLEDEDLIAEEDVVVSLTHNGYIKRLPTTEFKAQNRGGKGIQGMGVHDDDFIEHLVATSTHDMLLFFTNTGKVYRMKGYEIPEYGRSAKGIPVINLLGINTDEHVQAVINVANPGQNADMDLFFTTVHGTVKRTPVDEFANIRSNGLKALNLKDGDELMNVAIIKDDANMIIGTHLGYAVSFAAQDVRSMGRSATGVRGIRLRENDYVIGASVLKPDSRVFVISEKGYGKQTAAAEYPIKGRGGKGIKTVNVSAKNGPLAGLTTVDGDEDIMLITNKGVMIRFSIADVSETGRATLGVHLIRLNDDAVVATMAKVAKEDDSGDEASDAETSADEATAPADSPASTTDTPDAPDNL